The DNA region TGACATTAATTAATTGCTCTGGTAATATTGCAAGGTTTCCCAGAGTTTAGAGGATTGTTCACTTTTTATTTTTTGGAGGAAATGTGCCTACAATAGCACAGTTAGTACGGCAGGGACGCAAGACCCTGATAAAGAAAACGAAGTGTCCAGCGCTGAAGTCATGCCCCCAGAAAAGGGGAGTCTGCACTAGGGTCTACACTACAACGCCAAAGAAGCCTAACTCAGCATTGAGAAAGGTTGCCAGGGTGAGATTAACTAATGCCATGGAAGTGACGGCCTATATCCCAGGTGTTGGGCATAACCTTCAGGAGCACTCGATCGTCATGATCAGGGGTGGAAGGGTGAAGGACCTTCCCGGTGTCAGGTACCATATCATAAGAGGTACTCTTGATTCGCAAGGCGTCAATGACAGGAAGCGCAGCAGATCCAAATACGGAACTAAGAAGCCTAAATAACGGAGTATGTAAATGCCGAGAAGAAGAGTCGCCGAAAAGAGAGAGATACTGCCGGACCCGAAATATAATAGTAAGGTCGTGAGCAAGTTTGTCACCATTATTATGGAAAGCGGGAGAAAGTCCACCGCAGAGAATATCTG from Nitrospirota bacterium includes:
- a CDS encoding 30S ribosomal protein S12, whose product is MPTIAQLVRQGRKTLIKKTKCPALKSCPQKRGVCTRVYTTTPKKPNSALRKVARVRLTNAMEVTAYIPGVGHNLQEHSIVMIRGGRVKDLPGVRYHIIRGTLDSQGVNDRKRSRSKYGTKKPK